In the Thermomicrobiales bacterium genome, GGGTATACGCCTCAAGCATGAGCTCAAAGTCGAACAACCCTGCCGTTCGCCGTCGATCCCAGACGAGGCTATCGAACGGGGAAAGGAGCGTTGTTCGGCTTGGAGGGATCCGCCGATCCGCGAGATCCGCCCAGACGAACGCGTCTTCATCCCAGCCTCGCACCCTGGCCGGAACGGCCACTCCTCGATCGACGAGTCCGTCGATCACGCGGCGTGCGGTGCTATTCGGTAACGCGGAGCTGCCCCAACTCTTGCGAAAGTAGTCGGGAAGCCACCGAGCGGTTGTAATACCCATTGCTCGGAGCGCGGCCGCGCCGAGTGCCTGTTCCTCTTCCTCTACTGAGGGCAGGCCTTCGTCACTCCATTCAGGGTAGACGCGCTCGGTGAGGTCGTACCAGCGCTGAAACTTCTCACGCCGATCGATCATGAGCTTGCCCATTGTCCAGAGCATATCCAGAGCAAGGTTGGTTGGCTTGTTGCCATACCAGGCCCATGGCTCGGCTCTGGAGCTGCCCTCCGGCGCCGCAAATGTGCTGCTGGACGCAGCCCCGTGTTCGGTGATGTGTGCGACGACATGGTCGAGCACGTCGGCGTTCTCGAGAATCCACCGACGCCCCTTTGCGCTCCACCCGTCACCTTCGGGGCTCGTGCGTTCGAGCATCGCCCGACGGAAATACGGGAAGAGCTCGATCGGAACGAACGCCGCAGCATGAGCCCAGTATTCGAACAGGACGCGGTCGGGATGGAACAGCTCATTGAGCCACTCCGGCGGGTGGTTACCGAGCCTGCTCCAGAGCACGATATGGTGACTACGCGCGATGACGCTGATTGAGTCGATCTGGAGGGCGCCAAGTTGCCGAATCGTCTCCCTCATTCGCTGCTTCGTGGGGCGTCCGGGCGGCGGGCCGGCGAGTTGCTGCGCGCCAATTGCCAGCCGTCGGGCATCGCGAAGGGAGAGATCGAGCACCGTCTGAACCTCCTGGCGGGTGGTTGTCCGACCGTGTGACAGACGGGCATCATAGCATCAATACGAACGTTTGTGCGAGTTATATGTCCCGCCGCCGGCAGCCTGGCTGAGCACCCGGGCCAGCTTCGTCTGGCCCGACGGGCGCAGCGAGGGGACGGCTGTGCGTAACGCGTCTACTGCTCGCAGTAAGTCGTCATGATCCGCTGTTCGCGCCTCCAGCTCGACTTCACTGAACGTCAGTACGCGGCCATCCGAAAGGCGCTCTCCGCGGCAATCATCGACAGCGAGTTCGTAGGCGCGGCCGGCCTCATCGAGAAGGCCGATCGCGGTGCGGTGGTTCTCAATACGCGCCACTGGCACGAGAGGCGCATCGCCTGTTGCTGTCCCTGCCAGTGTGATGGGAGGCAGGCGCGTCTCCGTGCGCTGGCCGGCCAGGATTGACGCCGCGACCTGCGCGGTGACGGGCTCGCTCACTTCGACTCGTGACGCGATGTGGGCATGCCCGATCGTGCTCGGCGCGCGCTTGCCCTTATAGGTCAACGTCCATCGTCCGCTGCTCTCGCGCAGCCGGAGTGTGGAGCCGGCTTGGTGCAGCGCGCCGTCCGGAGTATCGAGATAGGTGTCCACCTGAATGATCTCTTCTGCGGAGACGACAGTAAGCGGAGGCGCCTTCTTGAGCTCGCGTAACGGCGTGGGATCGTCGATCTCGAATTTGGCTTCGATCTCGCGTGGTTCAGTCATAGGTGGCCCTCAGCAAATCGCGAATGCGTCGATCGGGGTGTGGCATGCCGCTGTCCAGCATCCGAAGGACCGTCGTGCCGTGATCGTAGGCGACGCGATGGATCGCGCCACGCCAGCCGTTGTCCGGGCTCCAGACGAACGATCCCCACGCTGCTCGGCGATCGCCGTCGCGTGACAGGCCACAGGATGCGACATCGAACAGGCGCAGTTTTCCGATTCGACGTCGATAGGGAATATGGAGATGTCCGAATACCAGCACTCCTGCATGGAACGGCGCGACGAGCGTGCGGACGGCGTCGACTGTCATGTCTGGAAATATATGTTGGTCGAGGTCGTGCGGGTTGGCGTGGACGACAAGAAGCGGCTCGCCCGGGGTCTCAACAAGGTCAGAATGCGGAAGTTGGGCCAGCATGGCGAGCCGGCCGCTCCCGAGAGCGTCGCGGGTCCACTGGATCGACGCACGCTTCTTCTCGCCGAGTTCCGGATCGTTGACGCCTTCATCGACGAGATCGCGGTCGGTGTTTCCGTTGAGCATGATATCCGCACGATCGACGATCAGATCGAGCGCCCGGGCTGGATCCGGGCCATTCAGGCAGTAGTCGCCACCAGCAACGAGGCGATCGAATGGGCCGCGACGCTCGATGTCCGCGAGGACAGCCTCCAGCGCCTCGAGATTGCCGTGGATATCGGTGACCACCGCGACGCGCAACCTGGCGCTCATCCCGCGGTCTCGCCCGATTCGTGAGCAATGGCTGCCAACGCCACCGCCTCGTCGAGGACTGTCGTCACTCTGGTGGGGAAGTCGCTCTCCAATAGTCGCCGCCAGGCGGTGAGGAATTTTTCGTATGCACGGTCTCGATCTTCCGCGCGGTGGGCAATGAGCGTGAAGAATGCGATATCGTCTCGGGGTGTTGAGACCGCGCCGGCGGCCGACTTCAGTCGCTGGTGCCGCTGGGCGATCGTGCCGCGATCGACCGACGAAGCGATGCCAAGTAGACGGGCTGATCTGCGCTGGGCATCGCCTGCAATAACCTCCAGGACATGCTCGATCATGACATCTGCGTCGTGCAGGTCGCCGACATGTTCCTGGATTTCCTTGACCTCGTTGATCAACCCGCCTGTGGCCGACGGAAGCGCGAATCGGAATAGCTCGAGCGAGTAACGCAGGCGCTTGGCGGCGATACGCAGATTATGGATCTCCTCGACGTTCGCCGGATCGTCTACCCACGGCGCGAATGCCAACATCTCGTCGAGACGAGTCTGAATCACCAGGCGGGCATTGTGCGCAGATGACGCGCTGCAACGGATGCCGCGAACCCGCTTAGCCTTCGCCACGGGAATACTCCGCCAGGAATCCACGGAAACGGACATCAAACCGGTCCGCGTCAAGCGTCTCGAAGAAGGCGATCATGTCGATCCTGCGCGCATCGCGCTCAACGCGGAGATCGCGGAGCATGCGATTGATTGCGGGGTGCTCGGCTGTCGGCCGGCTTCGCCGGTAGGCAACGAGCGTCTCACGCAGCACATCACAATCCCGAACCCCGCCGAGCACGTCGGTGAGCCGCTTGATCGTCTGGTGGTAGTAACCATAGCGCCGTCGGGGAAAACAGTCGGTCGCGACATCCATCGCTGCCCTCAGTCGGCGGGAGCCGACGCGCATGTCGTGCAATTGTTCGGGATCTCGCCCCAGGAGCGTGCCAGCGCGGTGGAGCATCATCTCATCGAACCGTGTTTCGATCACTCGCCCGATGGCGAACCGATACTCGGTTGATCCACTCAGGCCATCGATACGATCTCGTTTGGCCATGTGCGCTTCCATTCGTCAGTAGTGACCGGTCAGGACGGCTCGATTGCCTGATCTTCCGCTGTGGGACGCAGCTCGATCGGTAGGTGGTCGGCGCCAGGGGCTTCGAGCTTGCCGGCCGCGTCGTCGCTGTTGTTGTTTCCGTCCGCAGTCTCGTCGGTTTCTGGCTCGATCGAACTGGTATCCGCGCTGCCGTACTTCTGGAGTAGTCCGCTCAGCTTACTTTCACGTCTGGCGACGCGAGCGCGGGCCTTGTCTACATCGGCCAGGGCCGCAGCGAGCTTTCGCTCTGCCTTGCGGATCTTGTTCTGTCCTTCGCGATCCTCTTGTGCTTTGTTTTTCTTCGCCATTCTGCGAGCCTCCGCTTCCTTGCCGTGCGATCCCGTCCTCGAACACTCAGGTGTTTGGACGCGCCCCGAGAACCTCCCGGGCTTTCGACCGAATGCGCCGCGCGATGGAATCGACGTCCTCCGTGCCGTCAATCACCGTAAACGAATGTTCGCGCGCGAGCCGTTCGAATTCATCGAACACGAGCTGCTGATAGAGCTGAAATGACTCATCCGGGTCGGTGCTCAGCCCGAGGTCCAGCCCGGCCTCATAGCGGTCTATCGACTTGCTGGGAGTGCTTGGCACGCGTTGCCGGGTCACTCCTGGCGGGACACGAAGGTAGAAAACGGCGTCGGGCGGAGGGGCAAAGCCGTAGAGTGTCTCCAGCCAGCCGGGGTCTGCTCCGCGCGCGATGTCGCGGGCAAACGCAGTATAGACATAACGATCAGCCACCACAACATCGCCACGCTCGAGCGCCGGCACGATGACGTTCGCAACGCGGTCGGTGAAGTCGGCTGCATAAAACAGGCTGAACGTAATCGGACGCAATTCGCCTGCGGCCTTTGCCTTGTGGATCGCCTTCGAGATGTGGGGAGACGTACTCCAGTCTGTCCGCACCGGTTCGATGTGCCGTCTGCGGAGCCAGTCGATGAGGAGTGCGATCTGGGTGCTGCGGCCCGATCGATCGATGCCTTCGACGACGAGGAGTGTTCCGGGCAGTTTGGACGGGGACGAGGTGGTTGACGTAGAGACCGTTGACTGCGCGCTCACGAGCCATCCATCCGTTCCAGCATACCCGCAACGATCTGCCGCAACTCTAGCTGTTGGTGACGAACTGGGTCGTGGGCATCGAGCGGCACCATGTCGAAAGGACGCACAAAGCGTTCATATTCGGCAATGACCCGCTGTTGGAATTGCAGAAATGATCCCAGCGGCCCGCGGACGCCGGCCCGTTCGTCGGCCTCTTCGATCGTTGCCTCTCCCGCGATCCCCATTACGCGGTCGATCGACGTCTCCGCGTCGATTCGCAGGTAGATCGAGAGGTCGGGGCGCACTGCAAAGCCGTACAAGTTGAGGATCCAGTCCGCATCGACGCCTCGGGCGATGTCCCGCGCGAAGGCTGTGCAGACGTAGCGGTCGGCCAGCACAACGTAGCCACCGCGAAGCGCCGGTATTACCTCAACTTCCTGACGCTCGGCCATGTCGATTGCGTGGAGGATCGAATACGTGCGCGCAGTCAGCGTCCGCTGGCGGCGTGCCTCAGCGATCGTTCGTGAGACGAGTTTGGACGAGTTCCATGCGGTTCTCACGACGCCGTAACCTTGGACTCGAAGCCAGGTGTCCAGCAGATCCAGCTGAGTCTCGCGACCAGCGCCATCGACTCCATCGACGGTAATGAGCACCCCGGGATACTGATGATGTACCCAGGACGAAGGGTACGCGGGATCGAGGTGGCTAAGAGACCAGCTGGCGATCGTCATCCCGAGCGTCTCTTCTCTTTGGCGCGAACTGTTGTATCGACCAGTATGCGTGGTGGCTTGTCGGCTAGTGAGTGGAACGTTGCTCGCAGCTGACCACGACGCTCGATATCGTACGACAGCAGGCCGACTTCCTTGCCCGGTGAGCGATCGAGCAGGGACGGCGCGTTGACGACCGCCATCGTTCGTCCATCGCGGCACAGTTCCCAGGCGTGCACGCGGTGTAGATGGGCGCAAAGCACGAGATCGACGCCAGCGGTCATCAGCTCATCCAGGATATCGCCAGCGTTTGGCAGGATGTCTCCCTCTTTCACCTTCTTGCCCGGCACCGGCAGGAGGGAGCGATGCGTACAGAACACACGCGTCAGCTTCGACGAAGAGCCTTCAAGGAACGCAATGCCACGGCGCAGCGATTCATCCGGAATAACGGGCTCGCTATCGAGGCCGACGATGCACAGCTCTCGGGTGCGATCGAAGAAATCAACATCGTCGAAGAACTCAAGAAACGGTGTTGCCTTGTCGCTTGATGTCGCGGGGTCGTCAATAGCCGTATCCGGCGCTTCGAGGAAGTAGTTGAGGTCTGAATCCGCCGGACGTAACGGACCCGTTCCGCCGGCCAGGTAATCGCGATTGCCCGGGATCGCTCGCACGCGATCCATCCCGTAGGAGGCCAGAAAATCGATGACTGGAACGAACTGCTTGTGTAATCCATTTCGCGACAGGTCTCCGGTGACGAGGATCAGATCGGGCAGAAGCTCGTCCATTAGACGCCGCACGAGATCCAGGCCGATATCGCACTCGGGGCCGGGTGCGTAATGGAAATCGGAAAGTTGCACGATACGCAGGGTATTGCTCGCTCTCGTCACAGGGATTGCCGCTCGACCTCTTCATGATACGCGGGATCGAACTCGATCGCAGGAACCACCGTCGATTCACGTTCGTTGCCGGCCAGAGGAGGTCGAAACTGTTCGAACAACCGGCAGGGGCGATCGACGTTGCGATACTATTCGTACGCAGGCTCAGCCAGTGTCGAACGCTCCGTGACGAGGCGCTGCGGTCGCGCGATTGGTGGAGCCGTCGGGGATTCGCGCCGATGAAGACGAAACGACATCGTAACGTGGCAACGCGACACCGCGAGCGGTCGAGCACGAGCGCGCTGCGATCGCCAGATCTCTATCTCAATCGCGAGCTGAGCTGGCTCGAGTTCAATCGCCGCGTGCTGGAGGAATCGCTCGACGAGCGTAACCCTCTGCTGGAGCGCGTGAAGTTCCTTGCGATCTTCTCCTCCAACCTCGATGAGTTCTTCATGATCCGCGTCGCTGGCATCGTGGGACAGGTGCGCGCCGGAGACGACACAGCCGCGCGCGACGGGCTGTCGCCGGCCGAGCAATTGGCCGCGATCAAGCTTCTGGTCACCGAAATGTCGGTGCGACAGCGTCTCTGCTGGCATGAAGAGATCGTGCCGGCTCTGCGTGAGCATGGCATCTTCATCGAAGACTATTCTCGCCTCACCGGGCGGGATCGCAAGGCGCTCACTCGATACTTTGAGCGGCAGATCTTCCCGATCCTGACACCGTTGGCAGTCGATTCGGGCCACCCATTCCCACATATCTCCAATCGGAGCCTGAATCTCCTGATCGTCGTGGAGGACGAGCGGGGAAGCCATATCGCGAGAATGAAGATTCCGTCGATCTTGCCGCGATTCGTCGCGGTTCCCGATGCCGACGGGAACCTGCCAGTCTCCTCACGCAGGAAGCAGCGCTTCGTGATGGTGGAGGAGATCATCGAGGCGAATCTTGACCAGCTTTTCCCTGGCAAGACTATCCGCAGCAGCCATTCATTCCGCGTGATCCGCGATGCCGATTTCGAGATCGCAGCGAGCACCGGCGACAGCCTCCTGAAGGTAATCGAGCGTGAGCTGGACCAGCGGCTCTTCGGCTTTCCGGTCCGTCTTTCCGTCGAGTCGTCGATGCCAGAGGATCTGCGGCACTGGCTCGCTGCTCAACTCAGCGCCTCTCCAGAGGATGTCTACGTGCTCGACCGCCCACACGGCATGGCGGATCTGATGAAGCTGTACTCTGTAGATCGACCCATGCTCAAAGACAAGCCGTTCGTGCCGCGCTATCCCGAGGTCCTCAGCCAGCACGAGTCGATCTTTGAGGCGATACGGCACCAGGATGTCCTCCTCTACCATCCCTATGATTCGTTCACGCCAGTGGTCGACTTCGTGAGGCAGGCGGCCAGTGATGGCGATGTGGTGGCGTTCAAGCAGACGCTGTACCGGGTCGGAGCACACTCGCCGTTGGTCGATGCTCTCATGGAAGCGCGCGACGACGAGACACAGATCGCAGTGCTGGTCGAGCTGCGGGCCCGATTCGACGAGGAGAGCAATATCAACTGGGCTCGGTCGATGGAGGCGGAGGGCATCCACGTCGCCTACGGTCTGCAGCAGCTGAAAACGCACTGCAAGGTGGCGACTGTCGTCCGGCGCGAAGGGGATGATCTGAGGCAGTACGTGCATCTCGGGACGGGCAACTACAACGTCGCGACATCTCGTATCTACACGGATCTCGGCCTGATGACCTGCGACCCGGATATTGCCGCTGATGTCGCCGACATCTTCAACTTTCTGACGGGCTACTCAAACCAGTCTGAGTACAGGAAGCTGCTCGTCGCGCCGGTCAACCTGCGTTCGCGACTCATCGATCTGATCGAGCGCGAGATGGAGCACGGATCCAAAGGCCGCATCATCCTCAAGGCAAACGCGCTGTCCGACTACTGGATCGCTGAGGCGCTCTATCGCGCCGCACAGGCCGGCGTGAAGATCGACCTGATCATTCGCGGAATCTGCGTCTTGCGCCCCGGCCTCCCCGGAATCAGCGAAAATATCCGGGTCATCAGCATTGTCGGACGATTCCTGGAGCATGTCCGGCTGTTCTATTTCCAGCATGCGGGCGCGGATGGCTCCGAATGCATGTATGCCGGCAGCGCCGATCTGATGCGGCGGAATCTGGATTACCGTGTCGAAATCCTGTTTCCAATCGAGGATCGCTCGATTCTCGAGCGGCTCCGTGACGGCATTCTGGAGCTTCAGCTGCACGATAACGTCCGCGCAAGGCAATTGCAGCGGGATGGATCGTATGTGCGCCTCACTCCGAAAGACGGCGAAGCCGCGCTCGATTCCCAGCTCGTCCACTTGAATTACGAGCCCAGCGCCGCCGCGCGCGCGTTCATCACCGCGCGACAGGACCCCGATTAGCTGTCTGAGAGCATATCCGGCTGGTCGGCTTCCTCTGGCTCCGGCAGCCGGCCGGCGCGACGAAGCAGCCCGAGTAGTTCTCGTTCGCGCTGGCTGAGTGTTGCGCGAGCACGCTCGAGATCGTCCAGCGCCTCGGCCAGACGCCGTTCAGCGGCCGCGATCTCGTGGTTCAGGCCGGCCTCGTCTTCCGGGTTGTTCATCACGTCGTGATCCCGGCGCGCTGGAGGAGCGATCGCGCCCGTTCTGCAACGGGTGGATCGACCATCTGACCATCCACCTCGACTGCGCCGACCCCCTCCGCGACCGCGGCATCGAAGGCTGCGACAATTCGAGCGGCCTGTTCCGTTTCGGCCGGGGAGGGTGTGTATGCGGCATGGATGACGGGAATCTGGGCCGGGTGGATCGCGAACTTGCCGTCAAAGCCCATCGCGGCGGCAGTGGCGCAGTCGCGCGTCAGGATCCCAAGATCCCGGAATTCAGGGCAGATCGCATCCCACGCGGCGATGCCAGCCGCGCGAGCCGCCAGCAGAATCTGCCAACGAGCGGCGTCAAGCTCGTGACCCTCGGGCGTGCGTCGCATGCCCAAGGCCGCACTCAGGTCCTCACCGCCGAGAAACAACCCCGTAACCCCCCGAGCGTTCGCTAACTCTTCCGCGTGTAGCACTGCTCGTGGCGTCTCGACATTGACGATGATTTCCCGGCCGGCCGCTGCATCACAGACCGATGCGAGCTCAATTGCCCGATCTACCTTCGGGACGACGACACCGACATCCCCGTACATGGCGATAACCTGCAAATCGAGGTCCACCTGTTGAAAGCGCGGGGGCGTGATTCGCACGTAGCGGCGGACGGGTGAGTTGGCCGGCCATGCCGCGAGAGCGCTGGCCACCATCTCCCTCGCCGCAGCTTTTCTGTGCGACCGGGACACTGTCCTCCAGGTCAAAGACGATGGCGTCGGCGCCACGGTCGGCTGCCTTTGCAAGCATTGCCGCTCGATGACCGGGAACGAACAGCAGCGACCGTGGAAGCCAGCCTGACATGTCGATTACGAGCCCGGCGGTTCGCGCTCGAGGATGATCGACTTGCCGCCGCACTTCGGGCAGACACTGAGCCGCTCGAAGCCACGCGTGTAGTAACCACACGCTTCGCACGACCATCGCGTCAGCGCGAATAGACGCACGAGATCGGAGCGGGACACGATGCCGGTCACTCGACCGTCGAGTACGACGGGGACGCGCCGGACATGCTGGCTCGTCAGAATCTGGGCGACGGCTTCGGCGTCCGTATCTTCGCTGACAGTGACGACGTCGCGCGTCATGATGTCGCCGACAGTCTGGCCCTCCTTGGCGATGATGTCGTACTCAGTCACCAGGCCGACCAGCCGGCCATCTTCGACGACAGGCATCCCCGAGATACGCTGGGTGAATAGCGTCCTTGCCGCCGACTCCGTTGTGGTGTCAGAAGTGACGGTGATGATATCGCGAGTCATGATCTCGCCGACGATGATGCGTGTGGCGGTCGACATCCGATCGTCTCCTTCGTCCTGCCTGCTCTTCAGGCGTCCAGGTAAAGCGACGGAGAAAGGGGCGTTGGGTCCGCCGCTGATCCCTCCGATCGACGCCATACGCCCGTGCGATACCTGAATCATGAATCATTGCCGCGCCGGGGGCAAGGCCTTGGCGCAGCACGTCACTATCCTCCGTTCGTGCTGTCGGCGAGCGTGGCGCGGGCTTTCATGATGCTCTCGTGCATCAACGCGAGCATTTCCTCGCGAAGGCTTCGCGCAGCGTGAGCGACATCGTCGAGGATCTGGGTAAGCGGTCGCGGGTCGTCAGCCAGGATATCGCCGGTAATATCGTGAAGACGCGCTCGGAATGCGAGATCGAAGATCGCGACGCACGATACGGAGCGCCCTGTTGTCCTCACCGAGGCCGGCACTCTCGATTTCCGACCGAAGCTCACGGATGCGCACAGGCAGCGTCGCGACCTCACTGACAGCAGCGCGGGCGCGCACCTGTGGCTCGATAGCGATCGCCCACCTGTCCACGAGCTCGAATGCGCTATCGGCACCCTCGGCGCGTGCGCTGATGATCGCCGCGACACGCCCCGGCTCTGGCGGCGGTGGTGGGGTCGTCGAGAGGAATGGACGATGCTCCTCTCCCCAGAAATGGAAGCAGGCACAGCTCAGCCTGAAGTAATAGATCGCCGAAATGAGGTTGTCTCGCGGTGTCACGGGTAACGCGTCGATTCGCGCGAGCGCGCCGATGACTCTGCTTTCCGGCAGGCCGGCGAACAGGCTGCCGGGGTGTGGAGGAATCGTCACGACTTCGGCTCGATCGACAGTGGCGCGTCTGCCGGTGGTGACCCGTTGTAGCAGAACATCGCTCATCTGCGAATCCGGGGAAACGAATACCCCGCGCACAATCCGTGGCGTGCTGAGTCCATGCGCCGCAACCGCGTCGACGACGATCTTGTGTGCCGCTCCGCCCAACTGGAGCAGGTTGCTGACGATTTCCGCGCTGACCTGACTCGGCCTGATCCGATCGGGCGCGAACTTCGC is a window encoding:
- a CDS encoding crosslink repair DNA glycosylase YcaQ family protein, producing MLDLSLRDARRLAIGAQQLAGPPPGRPTKQRMRETIRQLGALQIDSISVIARSHHIVLWSRLGNHPPEWLNELFHPDRVLFEYWAHAAAFVPIELFPYFRRAMLERTSPEGDGWSAKGRRWILENADVLDHVVAHITEHGAASSSTFAAPEGSSRAEPWAWYGNKPTNLALDMLWTMGKLMIDRREKFQRWYDLTERVYPEWSDEGLPSVEEEEQALGAAALRAMGITTARWLPDYFRKSWGSSALPNSTARRVIDGLVDRGVAVPARVRGWDEDAFVWADLADRRIPPSRTTLLSPFDSLVWDRRRTAGLFDFELMLEAYTPAPKRRYGYFSLPILYRDRLVGRLDPKADRASRQLLIRVLHLEPWFEKQADERFYRSLASTLRDFAHFNSCDVISVERSNPTQSGIALTTALAALARE
- a CDS encoding CYTH domain-containing protein, giving the protein MTEPREIEAKFEIDDPTPLRELKKAPPLTVVSAEEIIQVDTYLDTPDGALHQAGSTLRLRESSGRWTLTYKGKRAPSTIGHAHIASRVEVSEPVTAQVAASILAGQRTETRLPPITLAGTATGDAPLVPVARIENHRTAIGLLDEAGRAYELAVDDCRGERLSDGRVLTFSEVELEARTADHDDLLRAVDALRTAVPSLRPSGQTKLARVLSQAAGGGTYNSHKRSY
- a CDS encoding metallophosphoesterase family protein translates to MSARLRVAVVTDIHGNLEALEAVLADIERRGPFDRLVAGGDYCLNGPDPARALDLIVDRADIMLNGNTDRDLVDEGVNDPELGEKKRASIQWTRDALGSGRLAMLAQLPHSDLVETPGEPLLVVHANPHDLDQHIFPDMTVDAVRTLVAPFHAGVLVFGHLHIPYRRRIGKLRLFDVASCGLSRDGDRRAAWGSFVWSPDNGWRGAIHRVAYDHGTTVLRMLDSGMPHPDRRIRDLLRATYD
- a CDS encoding CHAD domain-containing protein, which codes for MAKAKRVRGIRCSASSAHNARLVIQTRLDEMLAFAPWVDDPANVEEIHNLRIAAKRLRYSLELFRFALPSATGGLINEVKEIQEHVGDLHDADVMIEHVLEVIAGDAQRRSARLLGIASSVDRGTIAQRHQRLKSAAGAVSTPRDDIAFFTLIAHRAEDRDRAYEKFLTAWRRLLESDFPTRVTTVLDEAVALAAIAHESGETAG
- a CDS encoding CHAD domain-containing protein is translated as MAKRDRIDGLSGSTEYRFAIGRVIETRFDEMMLHRAGTLLGRDPEQLHDMRVGSRRLRAAMDVATDCFPRRRYGYYHQTIKRLTDVLGGVRDCDVLRETLVAYRRSRPTAEHPAINRMLRDLRVERDARRIDMIAFFETLDADRFDVRFRGFLAEYSRGEG
- a CDS encoding thymidylate kinase — encoded protein: MSAQSTVSTSTTSSPSKLPGTLLVVEGIDRSGRSTQIALLIDWLRRRHIEPVRTDWSTSPHISKAIHKAKAAGELRPITFSLFYAADFTDRVANVIVPALERGDVVVADRYVYTAFARDIARGADPGWLETLYGFAPPPDAVFYLRVPPGVTRQRVPSTPSKSIDRYEAGLDLGLSTDPDESFQLYQQLVFDEFERLAREHSFTVIDGTEDVDSIARRIRSKAREVLGARPNT
- a CDS encoding metallophosphoesterase, coding for MTRASNTLRIVQLSDFHYAPGPECDIGLDLVRRLMDELLPDLILVTGDLSRNGLHKQFVPVIDFLASYGMDRVRAIPGNRDYLAGGTGPLRPADSDLNYFLEAPDTAIDDPATSSDKATPFLEFFDDVDFFDRTRELCIVGLDSEPVIPDESLRRGIAFLEGSSSKLTRVFCTHRSLLPVPGKKVKEGDILPNAGDILDELMTAGVDLVLCAHLHRVHAWELCRDGRTMAVVNAPSLLDRSPGKEVGLLSYDIERRGQLRATFHSLADKPPRILVDTTVRAKEKRRSG
- the ppk1 gene encoding polyphosphate kinase 1, encoding MKTKRHRNVATRHRERSSTSALRSPDLYLNRELSWLEFNRRVLEESLDERNPLLERVKFLAIFSSNLDEFFMIRVAGIVGQVRAGDDTAARDGLSPAEQLAAIKLLVTEMSVRQRLCWHEEIVPALREHGIFIEDYSRLTGRDRKALTRYFERQIFPILTPLAVDSGHPFPHISNRSLNLLIVVEDERGSHIARMKIPSILPRFVAVPDADGNLPVSSRRKQRFVMVEEIIEANLDQLFPGKTIRSSHSFRVIRDADFEIAASTGDSLLKVIERELDQRLFGFPVRLSVESSMPEDLRHWLAAQLSASPEDVYVLDRPHGMADLMKLYSVDRPMLKDKPFVPRYPEVLSQHESIFEAIRHQDVLLYHPYDSFTPVVDFVRQAASDGDVVAFKQTLYRVGAHSPLVDALMEARDDETQIAVLVELRARFDEESNINWARSMEAEGIHVAYGLQQLKTHCKVATVVRREGDDLRQYVHLGTGNYNVATSRIYTDLGLMTCDPDIAADVADIFNFLTGYSNQSEYRKLLVAPVNLRSRLIDLIEREMEHGSKGRIILKANALSDYWIAEALYRAAQAGVKIDLIIRGICVLRPGLPGISENIRVISIVGRFLEHVRLFYFQHAGADGSECMYAGSADLMRRNLDYRVEILFPIEDRSILERLRDGILELQLHDNVRARQLQRDGSYVRLTPKDGEAALDSQLVHLNYEPSAAARAFITARQDPD
- a CDS encoding CoA ester lyase, with translation MAPTPSSLTWRTVSRSHRKAAAREMVASALAAWPANSPVRRYVRITPPRFQQVDLDLQVIAMYGDVGVVVPKVDRAIELASVCDAAAGREIIVNVETPRAVLHAEELANARGVTGLFLGGEDLSAALGMRRTPEGHELDAARWQILLAARAAGIAAWDAICPEFRDLGILTRDCATAAAMGFDGKFAIHPAQIPVIHAAYTPSPAETEQAARIVAAFDAAVAEGVGAVEVDGQMVDPPVAERARSLLQRAGITT
- a CDS encoding CBS domain-containing protein, yielding MSTATRIIVGEIMTRDIITVTSDTTTESAARTLFTQRISGMPVVEDGRLVGLVTEYDIIAKEGQTVGDIMTRDVVTVSEDTDAEAVAQILTSQHVRRVPVVLDGRVTGIVSRSDLVRLFALTRWSCEACGYYTRGFERLSVCPKCGGKSIILEREPPGS